Within the Echinicola sp. 20G genome, the region AGAGAGTAAAGTAGTTGGTTTACAATAAATTGTAAATAAATAAGGGAGTCGCATAGAGCATTCCCTTATTTTTTTGAATTCTTTTGGCATGGATTTGGTGTACAAATGGATGAACCAACTATATGATTAACATGAAAAAGGTAATTTTTGCATTTATCGCAGTATCATTATTTGTTTGGGATGCCAATGCGCAGAGAAGAACTCCTGCCAGTGATCAAGCCAGCAACTTTGGTATCCGAGGTGGGGTCAACTTCTTCAATTGGGGAGGTGATGATGGCTCCAATAATGACTATACTAATCGAGCCGGTTTCCATGCAGGTATTTATGGAAATATGTTTGTGACAGACAATTTTGCCATTGAGCCAGGTGTGTATTATTCGCAGAAAGGAACCGAGGCAGATAATGTAACGGAGTCAAGAACAATCTTGAGTTACGTAGATGTGCCGATTTTACTGCGTTTTTATGCAAGTGATGGCTTTAACATCTTTGCTGGTCCGCAGGGATCTATTTTGACCAAAGCTGAGTTTGAAGGGGATGCTTTTGGGTCAACCTTCGAATGGGAAAGAGATGATGTAAATGATTTGGATGCCGGATTGGTATTTGGTGTAGGATATAATTTGCCTGTGGGACTGAATGTTCAGGGGAGTTATGATTTAGGGCTGACGCCAGTATTTAAGGATTCGGACGCTGAGGTATATAATAGAGGTTTCAAAATATCTCTTGGATATAGTTTCTAAACTGGATCCAAAAAGGGCTTCGGTATTCATCGAAGCCCTTTTTTTGCTTTTACTTTCTAGGCTTCATTCAATAATCTAGATTCAATACCTATTTTTTGAAGAAAATATTTCAATATGTATCTCTATAAAGTGGTTTTTTTCGTTTATTTAAAAAGTTTAATGGTTGATAATTAGCTTTTTAATGTTTTAGCATAACTTCATATTTAACCGACACTCACCATGAAAAGAATTCAGATTCTCATTTTAGCATTTATTTTATTGGCAGGCTTCCAGCAAGTCAATGCCCAAACAGGGATTAGGGCAGGGTGGAATTATCCTGAAATTAAAGGAATCAGCTCTGATGGCAATTCCGGTTTCCATGTAGGATTTTACAAAAAAATCAGTTTATTGGGTTTAGTGGCGGTTGAGCCAGGAATACAGTATTCACAAAAAGGAGGAAAGTTTGAAGATAACGGGATGACAGGAACAGAAAGACTTCACTATATAGATGTTCCAGTATTGGCAAGATTAGGCTTTATACCTTTAATTAATATTTTTGCAGGTCCTCAAGCCTCATTCCTAGTGGCCCGGAATTACGAGGGATCAACGGACATTAGCTCTATTGAGGAGCTTTCCAAATTTGATATCGGGGGAGTTGTTGGCGTTGGAATTAATCTGCCACTTGGGTTCAACGTACAGGGGAGTTATGACTTTGGGTTTTCAGACCTAAATTACAGTGATGTAGATACTAAGAACAGTGTGTATAAAGTTTCCATTGGTAAAAACTTCTAAGAATTTTCTTTCTTTTGGTTTGAAGAGCCTGTCCAATTTTTTGGATGGGCTTTTCTTTTGTAACTTAATAAGTAAACCACTAAAACCAATTAACCATGATAAGAAGGCAATTTATCCAAAATACAATATTGGCATCAGCCGCAATGAGTTTCCCTAATGTTATTCTCGGTTCCAAAAAGGAAAGGCTTGGAGTTGCCTTGGTAGGCCTAGGAGGATACAGCACAGGGCAATTGGCTCCAGCGTTACAGATGACCTCAAATTGTTACTTGGCGGGGATAGTGACAGGAACGCCTGCCAAAGCTGAAGATTGGAAAAATAAATATAACATCCCCGAAGGCAATATTTATAATTACGAGAACTTCGAATCCATTGCAGATAATCCTGATATTGATGTAGTGTATGTGGTGCTTCCAAATAGCATGCATACCGAATTTGCTATAAAAGCTGCAGAGGCCGGGAAGCATGTCTGGTGTGAGAAACCCATGGCCAAGACGGTTAAGGAATGTGAGCAGATCATTGAGGCATGTAAAAAGAATAAAGTTAAGCTGAGCATTGGTTATCGCATGCAACACGAACCTAATACAAGACAATTGAGGGAGTTTGTGAAAAACCAAAAATATGGTGAATTAAGAATGCTGGAAGCAGTGGCTGGGTTTACAATGCGAAGTACGGGAATTTGGAGATTGGATAAGGAAATGGGAGGTGGAGCCATGTACGATATGGGGGTGTATCCTATCAATGGAGTAAGGTTTCTGAGTGGTATGGAACCTATTTCTGTGATGGCATATGAGAGTGTCCGGCGTCCAGAAATGTTCGATGAGGTAGACGAAACGATGAATTATATTTTGGAATTTCCCAACGGTTTGATGGCCAATTGTGCCACCAGTTTTGGGATGAACATGGGAAGGTTAACTGCCACATGTGCCAGTGGAAAATTCTGGTTGGAGCCTTTTCAGTCTTATCGTGGAATTCAAGGTGCTACAAGTGATGGAATTCAATTTTCCGACCAGGTTAAAAGTCAGCAAGCGGTACAAATGGATGATGATGCATTGGCCATTCTTGAAAACAAGGAGGTGATGGTTCCAGGTGAGGAAGGTTTAAGAGATGTTATGGTGGTTGAAGCAGCCTTTAAATCTGCTAAGGAGGGCATTCGAGTTAAAATAGGCTAGTAGGCTGATAAAAAACAGCCTACTAGGAGGAATAACTTTTTCTAATATTGTCAATTGATTTGAGGTCGTATTGAGGCGTGCCTCCCTTGTTAGTTGCGACTAAAGCTCCAAGGGCACAAGCAAAGTCGAGAATTTCTTTGGCCTGTTTGTTTTGGAGAAATTGATGGATAAACCCACTTAAGAAAGCATCTCCCGAACCAACAGTGTCCTCCACGATGACTTTATAGCCTGGGTGTCGATGTAACTGTTCTCCATCAAAAATCATGGCTCCTTTTGATCCCAAAGTAACGCATACCAATTTTAGTTTGAAGTTTTGTGCTAGGGCGGTTATGGCTTTTTCTATATCATTGGAAAGCTTCAGTTCCTTTTTTAAAATCATTAACTCATCATCATTGATTTTGAGAATATCGGCTTTTATTAATAGTGATTCAATCAAACCAAAGGAATAGTGCGGCGCTCGAATATTGATGTCAAGGATTTTTAAAGTTTGCGTTTCCAATAACTTCAAAAGAGTTTCCCTACTTTCCTTGCTTCTTGCAGCTAAACTGCCAAAGACAAATGCATCAGCTTCATTTACCCTTTTTTGAACTTCCTGATTCCATGAAATAAAGTCCCAAGCAACAGGTTTGACGATTTCATATTTGATATTTTCCTTATCGGAATCATCTACTACCACACGGCTTGTTTCATGACTTTCATCCCTCTGAATCATTCCAATGTCCAAAGATTTTGATTGCACAAAATCCAATAAATCTTTACCAAGTTGGTCTTTGCCAACCTTTGAAATAAAAGTGGTTGGATAGCCTAGGTATTGGGTATGTAAGGCCACATTCATGGGAGCACCGCCAGGGATATTCTTGTCAGGGAAACAATCCCAAAGCATTTCGCCAAATATTACTACTTTTTTATACATTGGTCTTGATCATATCTTGTTGAATTTCTTCCAGAGAACGTCCTTTGGTTTCTGGCATTTTTGTCAATACCCAAATCAATTGCCAAACCATCATCAAGGCAAAGAAGCCAAAGATGCTTACTGGACCAAATACATTCGCAAAGAATGGGAAAACATTGGCAATCACGGCTGCTAAAATCCAGTGTGTAAAACAGCCAATTGACTGTCCGTACGCCCTTGTTTCATTGGGAAATACCTCTGAAATAAATACCCAAATAACACTTCCCTGACCTACAGCATGAGAGGCAATAAAGACAAAAACAAATATGGGTAGATAAGAAGGGCTGATGGCACCTCCGGAAAAAGAATAGGCAATCAATATAAGGGAGACAATATAGCCAATTGAGCCTATTAGCATCAGTTTTTTTCTACCAATTCTATCAATCAAATAAAGTCCTAACATGGTGGCCACCATATTTACGGCACCGATACCAATGGTGGAGAGCAAAGCACTTTCTTGATCTATTCCCGCCATTTCAAAGACTCTAGGGGCAAAATAAATAATGGCATTAATGCCGGAAAGCTGGTTGAACAGGGCAATCATAATGGCCAAAAGGGTGGTTTTAAAGTGGCTCTTTTTAAATAATGCTGAAAAGCCTACTTTCACTTTCTCCCGCTTTCTTTCTCCAATAGCCAACCTAATCGCTTCTTCTGCGCCATCCGGATCAGTTTTAGAAAGAATCTCTGTTGCTTCTTCAATATTGTTCTGATGAGCTATGAGCCATCTTGGGCTTTTAGGTACCCTGATGGTCAAAAGGGTATAGATCAATGCCGGAATGGCCTCCATGCCCAACATCCAACGCCAGCTTTCATTGAAGTTGGCCATTTCTATTAGATAATTGGAGAAGTAGGCCATTAGGATCCCAAAGACGATGTTGAACTGAAAAAGCGCAACCAGCACCCCTCTGTTTTTTGCCGGGGCAATTTCACTGATGTACATTGGAGCAACGACGGAAGATGCTCCCACACCAAGCCCACCGATAAATCTGAATATCATGAAAGTGATGACATCTGGAGCCAATGCCGAACCCATGGCGGAGACAAAATATAATAAGCCAATCCAGAGTAAAGAAGATTTTCTCCCATATTTATCAGCTGGGATTCCTCCGAATAATGCCCCAAGTACGGTTCCGTATAAGGCAATGGCCACCGCCATGCCGTGGGTCCAATCACTGAGTTGCCATTTTGCTTGGATAAATCTTTCCGCACCGGAAATTACTGCCGTATCGAAGCCAAATAAGAATCCTCCCAATGCGGCCACTATAGAAAGGAAAATAACGTACTTTTTACTGTTCATGTCAGGTTATTTAAAGGCTAGTACCAAAACTAGCCAGAAGTAGTTTGAATTGAAACTAATTGTTTATTCAATCTACTGGTTGTTCCAAATTGATTTAAAGTAATGAACCTTATTCTCACCCTTAAAGCCTTTAAGTTCTACCTTAAGTAGTGGAGCAGTAGGGAAAATGATTTCAGTCATTACCATTTCACCATCATTAAAGAAAAACTCCAAGGAAGAACGGTCTGAGAAGATGCTTATATTTTCAACTTTTATATTCTTCATTGGAGCATGGTGAATGTTTCCAAATTCGTCTTGAAAGTCAGTATGACCCGCATTACTTCGGTCAAAGGTGATGGCATCATTGGAAATTTGAAGGGTAATACTTTCTCCCAAATCATTACTTAAAATCACCGATCCTGGTTGCTCTGGAGTTTTTCCTAAGTCCAATTGAAAGAGGTTATGGTCTAGCGTAAAGGAAGCCCCTTCAACGACATTTGTAGATTCTACTAGATTTTGGATTTCTTTTACCGGGGTAGAAGATAATAAAATGTTTCCTGAATTATCCTTTACCAATTGTAGTTCACGGGGAATGGTCATGGCAGACCTCCAGACTTGGGTAGGAACAACATTAGCATATTGCCAGTTGCTCATCCAGCCTAAAAACAACCTTCTTCCATCCTCTTGAGGTATATTGGACCAGGTTACTCCCGCATAATTATCTGCTCCATAATCAATCCATTTTACATCTGAACCTTCAGCAGTAAACGTTTGTCCATCAAATTGTCCAATGAAATACTGAGTGGCAGACCCACCGTTAGGGCCTCCCGGGTTGATACTGACCAAAAGTACCCATTTTTCATTTCCGTCGGGAGTGGTAAGAGGAAAGAGATCTGGGCACTCCCAGACACCTCCATATGCTGCCCAGTCAGGATTGAAATCACTTTCATGCTTCCAATCAATCAGGTTAGGGGAGGAATAAAAGCTGATTTTGTCTTTTACGGCAAGGGTCATGATCCATTTTCCTTCTCCATTGGTTTGTTCGTACCAACTTACTTTTGGGTCTCTAAAATCTGGAATGCCTGGGCTTTTTAGCACTGGATTTCCATTATACTTTGTCCATGACCGACCTTTGTCATTGCTGAAAGCGATGCCCTGAGTTTGGCCTTTTTGATTTTGGTGGTAAGTGAAAATGGCTACCATAGGATCATTTCCATCTTTTCCCAACCCCGAGGTTTTTCCATGATCTATTACTGCACTTCCGGAAAAGATATACCCCAGACTATCAGGGTAGAGCGCGATGGGTAAATGCTCCCAGTTGAGCATATCCTTACTCACTGCGTGACCCCAGTGCATTGGTCCCCAGACATTGCTGTCTGGATAGTGCTGGTAGAATAAATGGTATTCTCCGTCAAGGTAAACCATCCCATTAGGATCATTCATCCATTGTTGAGGTGGAGAAAAATGATATTGGGGACGATATTTCTCATCAAATAGCTGGATGTTTTCCTCTGTTTTTTCTTTGGGCTTTTCTGAACAAGCATACAGGAAAAACACAAGCAGAAGAATGGTTATAGGTTTGATAGTAGGTTTCATATGGCTATTTGGGTTTGAATGATATTATGAATAAACAATAAACAAATACAATCAAGATTATTCCCAGATTGACTGTACATCAAATACTTCAAGGTTTTTAACGGTGATATTGTTTCCCCAGAAGTGAAAGCCTTCTTGGTTGTTTTTGTCTGCAGACCTTGACATGGAGAAATACAGTGCACCATTATCGACAAATACTTCTATACTCGTTTTATCGATGTAAATGTCAGCCGAAATTTCCATGCTGGTCGGGTCATTGGGAGAGTAGAACTCACCATTGAGTTGGTTAAAATTGAGGTCATAATCGATTAGATGCTGTCCAAAAAGGTTAAGCCCTGCATTGGTAGCATGTGATAATTTGATGGTGGTTTTGATCCTCAAACTGCCTGCATTTGAAAATTCACCCAACAATTCATTCGCTTTTTCCGATGTTAAATTCCCCCATTGGTTTACAGGACTGAAAAGCTGTTCTGCCTCAGATACAGGTTCACTAAACAAACGAGGTCCGGATTTGGTGTTTCTAAGAGATAATTCCGTTGGAAGGAGCATCATTCCATTTAAAGGCATCTCGGGGTGGCTTATTCTTCCCCAACCAATTTGTACGCGACGGCCATTGTCCATGTTGGTATAGGTCTGTGCTGCATAAATAGAACCTGAAGTGTATTGATGTTTACCGCTTTTAGGGGTGAAGATTTTTCCATCAAAGTCACCTAACATATAAGTGCCAGAAGCTCCATACATGACCCATAAAGTATTGTTTTTGTTTCCATCAATGGGCAGTTCAAATAGCTCAGGGCACTCCCAAAAGCCCGTTGTATGACTTTGGTATTCCCAGTCTTTGAGGTCAGTAGAGTTATAAATGGAGTGTCCATCACGCTCGTTGAGTACCATTACCCAGTGATTTCCCTTTTCATACCAAAACACTTTGGGGTCCCTGGTGTCCTGGCTGTTCCATCTGGCTTTTGAATCTATTACAGGGTTGCCTTGATATTTGGTAAAAGTCCTTCCATTATCCAAACTGTAAGCAATGCATTGAACCTGTTTTTCTGGCCCGGCAGCTGTATAGGCTGCAATCATGGCAGGCGTTCCATTTTTGTTAAAACCAGCTGTGTTTTGGTAATCGATGACAGCAGACCCTGAGAACATTCCCCCAAGTTGATCAGGGTAAAGTGCATCTGGCAGTTCTTCCCAATGAATTAAATCCTTGCTTACAGCGTGTCCCCAATGCATGTTTTCCCATTCCTTTTCATAGGGGTTATGCTGATAGAATAGGTGGTACTCTCCTTCATGGAAAATCAGGCCGTTTGGATCATTGATCCAACCTCTTTGCGTTGTGAAGTGGAATTGAGGCCGATTGCTTTCTTTATACATCTGGTCTTGGCCTACAAAATAATCATCTTGGTAGATTTTGGATAAGCCAGCCTCATTTCCCTCGTAACTGATTTTTAAGGTCTTTCCTTTCAGGTTTGACACATCTTTGAAAATCCAATAATCCGGTTCATCGGAAGCCAGACGGACAACTACCGATAGATCATCTTTGCCATCAGTCTGAAAGGTCATTTTTTGCCGCTCCTCTTTGTGAGAGATTGGAATGTTCAGGTACTTTTTATTGATCTTCAGTTTGATTTCACCTGCAAAGACAGAAACACAAGTGAAGAGAAATAAAATGGTGCCGAATAATGCTTTTTTAAATTTTAGGTTCATTTTAGGTTTAATAGGTTGAGTGTTTTTAAATATTTTATCTTTCTGAGAAATCCAATTTGATCACATTGTTTTCTGGTGATATTCTGAATACAACATCTTCTGATGGTACAGAAAATTGGCCTTCCAACGCGTTTATGACATAGCTGTTTTCTTGGAAAATACTGCTGATACTTTTCTTCTGGATAGTCTCAAATGGTAGTTCTTTACTATCCTTAGGAGTGGTAAGGTCAAGAAACCAGTCTAGTTTATCTGCCCCATCAATTGTTATTTGCATCTCCTTTTCATCCATGTTAAGGACGAGGGTACCATCTTGAGATTCAAGTGACCAACTGATCTGAAGTTTTCCCGCTTCAGGGTTGCTAATCTTTGGAATGCCTCCTTTTAAAGACATTGTTTTGCCATCCAAAGTATAGTTGATTTTTAGTCCAGCTAATTCTTTCGATGTGCTCCATAGATAGCCATCCACAATGGGTTGTGTAAAAAAGAGTGCTTGATTGCTTTCCAGCTTTTTATGAAGGTAAGGGGAGGGAATGTTTTCATCGAATAAATGAATATCCCTAAACCTAAGTGTGCCATCTTCCCACAAGATATTGGCACGGTAAAAGCGGCTATTGAACCACACGGTTTTGAGATCACTTCCAGGAAGGTCATTTTCGACAGTTACAGAAGTTGCTGGAGTGGTTTTGTAGGTTTCTGAGAACCACTTGCCAGATGCTTCTAGGGTTTCGATTTTAATTTTACCTTGGTCGCGTAATTTCGCAAGTACCGGCATTTGGATCTCAAACCCTTTTTTCATTCCCGCCCAAGTAAATGAATTTTCCTGTCCAGCTTGGGTATAGGCAAATTCCATTGATTCACCGTTAATAAATTCCTGCAGATACCAGTTTACCCAAGTTTCATTTCCTCCTCCATCTTGGTATACTGGTTCTAAGGTAATCACTCCTTGGCGCTCTCTTTCAAGGCCGGTATCATACTGACGGATAGGGTCACTTCCTAACATTCGGAAAATAGGTACTGGGATTTGATTCTCTTCATTTTGAGCAGGCATATAAGAGTTGATTTTGCTTGGGTAATAAGCCTGGTTCCAATAGCCGCCCCATAAAGTGTATCCATCCGTACCAAACTGATCTTTACAATTGGCAGAAGCAACAATCTTGTAATTTTCATAGAGATAGTTCAAAGTATGGGTGTCGATAAACCAAGAGGCTACCGACTTGGGATAATAACCAAAAGCCGCTTTAAAATCTTCCATATAAACATCTACCAGTTTTTCTCTTTCTTCTGGGGTATAGCCTGTGGAAAAACCTACATCAGGGTGCCAGTCCCAAGGGAACCTGCCTCTCCATTCCAAACCGGCTTTTTCAACCAAGGGTTGTGGGATTTCCCACCACACACCAATTTCAAAAGTACCTTTGGGAAGGTTTTTAAGAAGTTTCTGGTAGCGCTCATCCACCAATGCATCATACTGTAATAGAAAGGTTCCTCCTAGATCATGTTTTTTCATGATATCAATTTGATTGACAACAGTTTGGTAGAGCACATCTTTGGTGATATTCTCGTCCCTTGGCTCAAGCTCACGAATAAAGTTTACAATGTTGACGATTTTCGGTTTGTTCCGATTTTCCGTAACCATTTTCTCTTTGGAATCATTTTTACATGAAAGAATCAAGCTGGTGCAAAGAAAAATTAAGAGTAGGGTAATAGGTCTAAGGTTCATTGGTTAATCGATTTAGTTGAAGTTATAAACTTTATTATATTTTATTGAAAAATAAAATATTGACCTATAAATTATTCTTTTGCATAGCCCTAAACCTTCCAAGTTTTCTTGAAATTGGCGGGCTTAATTAATTGGCCCGCCAAGGTAATAGGTTTAATAGCCCGGGTTTTGTTTATAGACTCCACCGGTGAAGTCAATTTCCCTTTGTGGTATAGGGTAATATTCATCCCTTCCAGAGGTAAATTCAGCATTTGAAAGAAAGTCCCTTTTGGTTTTTTCTTCAGCCAAATAATCATTCAAGACTTCTTCGGCTTCTCCCCATCTGACCAGGTCAAAGAAACGGTGCCCTTCCATAGCAAACTCCAATCTTCTTTCAAATTTCAATGCTTTCCAAGCATATTCTTTGCTGGGGAAGCTAGTGTAGGTGCTGATATTGTAAATGTCAGTAGCACCTGCATCCATAGGCCTTTGTGTACTGTTGGCTGCACGTTGTCTTACCTGGTTGATGATAGGCAGGGCTTCATCCCATCTATTCAATTGAATGAGAGCTTCTGCTTTCCACAACAGAACATCAGCATAGCGGATAAAGTCGATGTTTTTGGAGGTACCGATAAAAGGGCCTTCTTTTTTGTAGCAGGAGCAGTCAGGGGCCTGTTGTTCTTTCATGTTTCCAAAGTAGCCATATACCCCCGGGTCTCTTGCCCAGCTGAAATTGTACACCATGTCTCCTGAGCTGTTTACGGTATTCCTGTACTTAAATGGTCTGCCAGGTATCCCAACGGTATGGTCCAACCGAGGGTCGACGGTCAAGCCAGCAGCAACTGGGCTAGTGCCATCAGGCAGTACAGAATTAAAAATGTCTGAGTCATTGAATGTGTCTAGCAAAGGCAATCCATTATCATCCGTTTCGAAAGCATTTACCATGTTTTGGCTGGCTAAGTGAAATCCACAGCATCCGTAAAGGCCAGTACCATGAGGAGAATTCAATCCGGTTACATAGCTTACCCGGCCTACAGTGGTTCCGTCATTGATGGAGAACTGAACTGCCCAGATAGATTCCGGCCCATTGTCAAAACCATCAAGGAAATTATTCCCAAAGTCATCTTCCAAACTGCCAATTACTTCGTCCACATATTGAATTACTTCTTCCAATCTGGAAGTATTAATATTGACTACTTGATGTTGGTCGTTTTGTTCATAGGCTTGGTATAATCTTACTTTTGCTAGATAAGCCGCTGCAGCATTTTTATCTGCTCTACCTACTTCCTCCTGAGATGGGGGTAGGTTGTTATAGGCAAATAGAAAGTCCTCTGAAATTTTGTTCCAAAGCTCTTCATCCAAGACCTCATTGGAAACTTGCGCGATCTCTTCTTGGCTCAGATCCTCAGTGATATATGGTATTTTACTGAAAATCGTTTTAAGAATAAAATGTGAGTGGGCTCGCAAAAACCTAAGTTCAGCTTGACGTATGGCCTTATCAGGGTAATCGGCATCGGGGATATCATTGATGACCTGCAGGGCAAAGTTAGCCCTGGAGATGGCTTTGTAAAAGTTGGTCCAAGTACGCGGTGCCATGAAATCACCTTGATCAGGAATGGTCAGGTTATATTGTTCATATCGGTCAATTTCCCCCACATCTCCTCGTCCGCCACCGCCTTTGTAAGCATCATCAGACCGGACACTACCATAGACCCACATGGAGGTCAATGGACCCACCATTTCATCATTACCAATGCCTGCATAGGCCGCAATGACCAAACCCTCTGCATTATCTGGGGTAGCCACATTATCGCTAGAAAGTACCCCTTCCGGTTCATATTCCAGAAAATCTTCTGAGCATGCATTTAGGCTCAAACCCAAAATCAATGTCGCTAGATATATCTTATAAGTTTTCATAATATTCATCATTTAGAAATTTACATTAAGTCCCAATGTAAAAGTGGTTGGAACAGGTATCCTGTTGACATCGGTCCTTTCTGGATCGGAACCGATATAGTCTTTAGGTGTGATCCAGAATAAGTTTTCACCCTGAAAATAAAGCCTTAACCTTGACATACCTGCCCAGTTGTTGATCAAGTCTTCAGAGAAAGAATAGCCCAACTGGAGGTTTC harbors:
- a CDS encoding porin family protein; the encoded protein is MKKVIFAFIAVSLFVWDANAQRRTPASDQASNFGIRGGVNFFNWGGDDGSNNDYTNRAGFHAGIYGNMFVTDNFAIEPGVYYSQKGTEADNVTESRTILSYVDVPILLRFYASDGFNIFAGPQGSILTKAEFEGDAFGSTFEWERDDVNDLDAGLVFGVGYNLPVGLNVQGSYDLGLTPVFKDSDAEVYNRGFKISLGYSF
- a CDS encoding porin family protein — protein: MKRIQILILAFILLAGFQQVNAQTGIRAGWNYPEIKGISSDGNSGFHVGFYKKISLLGLVAVEPGIQYSQKGGKFEDNGMTGTERLHYIDVPVLARLGFIPLINIFAGPQASFLVARNYEGSTDISSIEELSKFDIGGVVGVGINLPLGFNVQGSYDFGFSDLNYSDVDTKNSVYKVSIGKNF
- a CDS encoding Gfo/Idh/MocA family protein, producing MIRRQFIQNTILASAAMSFPNVILGSKKERLGVALVGLGGYSTGQLAPALQMTSNCYLAGIVTGTPAKAEDWKNKYNIPEGNIYNYENFESIADNPDIDVVYVVLPNSMHTEFAIKAAEAGKHVWCEKPMAKTVKECEQIIEACKKNKVKLSIGYRMQHEPNTRQLREFVKNQKYGELRMLEAVAGFTMRSTGIWRLDKEMGGGAMYDMGVYPINGVRFLSGMEPISVMAYESVRRPEMFDEVDETMNYILEFPNGLMANCATSFGMNMGRLTATCASGKFWLEPFQSYRGIQGATSDGIQFSDQVKSQQAVQMDDDALAILENKEVMVPGEEGLRDVMVVEAAFKSAKEGIRVKIG
- a CDS encoding carbohydrate kinase, translating into MYKKVVIFGEMLWDCFPDKNIPGGAPMNVALHTQYLGYPTTFISKVGKDQLGKDLLDFVQSKSLDIGMIQRDESHETSRVVVDDSDKENIKYEIVKPVAWDFISWNQEVQKRVNEADAFVFGSLAARSKESRETLLKLLETQTLKILDINIRAPHYSFGLIESLLIKADILKINDDELMILKKELKLSNDIEKAITALAQNFKLKLVCVTLGSKGAMIFDGEQLHRHPGYKVIVEDTVGSGDAFLSGFIHQFLQNKQAKEILDFACALGALVATNKGGTPQYDLKSIDNIRKSYSS
- a CDS encoding sugar porter family MFS transporter, with protein sequence MNSKKYVIFLSIVAALGGFLFGFDTAVISGAERFIQAKWQLSDWTHGMAVAIALYGTVLGALFGGIPADKYGRKSSLLWIGLLYFVSAMGSALAPDVITFMIFRFIGGLGVGASSVVAPMYISEIAPAKNRGVLVALFQFNIVFGILMAYFSNYLIEMANFNESWRWMLGMEAIPALIYTLLTIRVPKSPRWLIAHQNNIEEATEILSKTDPDGAEEAIRLAIGERKREKVKVGFSALFKKSHFKTTLLAIMIALFNQLSGINAIIYFAPRVFEMAGIDQESALLSTIGIGAVNMVATMLGLYLIDRIGRKKLMLIGSIGYIVSLILIAYSFSGGAISPSYLPIFVFVFIASHAVGQGSVIWVFISEVFPNETRAYGQSIGCFTHWILAAVIANVFPFFANVFGPVSIFGFFALMMVWQLIWVLTKMPETKGRSLEEIQQDMIKTNV
- a CDS encoding glycoside hydrolase family 32 protein; the encoded protein is MKPTIKPITILLLVFFLYACSEKPKEKTEENIQLFDEKYRPQYHFSPPQQWMNDPNGMVYLDGEYHLFYQHYPDSNVWGPMHWGHAVSKDMLNWEHLPIALYPDSLGYIFSGSAVIDHGKTSGLGKDGNDPMVAIFTYHQNQKGQTQGIAFSNDKGRSWTKYNGNPVLKSPGIPDFRDPKVSWYEQTNGEGKWIMTLAVKDKISFYSSPNLIDWKHESDFNPDWAAYGGVWECPDLFPLTTPDGNEKWVLLVSINPGGPNGGSATQYFIGQFDGQTFTAEGSDVKWIDYGADNYAGVTWSNIPQEDGRRLFLGWMSNWQYANVVPTQVWRSAMTIPRELQLVKDNSGNILLSSTPVKEIQNLVESTNVVEGASFTLDHNLFQLDLGKTPEQPGSVILSNDLGESITLQISNDAITFDRSNAGHTDFQDEFGNIHHAPMKNIKVENISIFSDRSSLEFFFNDGEMVMTEIIFPTAPLLKVELKGFKGENKVHYFKSIWNNQ
- a CDS encoding glycoside hydrolase family 32 protein, with amino-acid sequence MNLKFKKALFGTILFLFTCVSVFAGEIKLKINKKYLNIPISHKEERQKMTFQTDGKDDLSVVVRLASDEPDYWIFKDVSNLKGKTLKISYEGNEAGLSKIYQDDYFVGQDQMYKESNRPQFHFTTQRGWINDPNGLIFHEGEYHLFYQHNPYEKEWENMHWGHAVSKDLIHWEELPDALYPDQLGGMFSGSAVIDYQNTAGFNKNGTPAMIAAYTAAGPEKQVQCIAYSLDNGRTFTKYQGNPVIDSKARWNSQDTRDPKVFWYEKGNHWVMVLNERDGHSIYNSTDLKDWEYQSHTTGFWECPELFELPIDGNKNNTLWVMYGASGTYMLGDFDGKIFTPKSGKHQYTSGSIYAAQTYTNMDNGRRVQIGWGRISHPEMPLNGMMLLPTELSLRNTKSGPRLFSEPVSEAEQLFSPVNQWGNLTSEKANELLGEFSNAGSLRIKTTIKLSHATNAGLNLFGQHLIDYDLNFNQLNGEFYSPNDPTSMEISADIYIDKTSIEVFVDNGALYFSMSRSADKNNQEGFHFWGNNITVKNLEVFDVQSIWE
- a CDS encoding RagB/SusD family nutrient uptake outer membrane protein — encoded protein: MKTYKIYLATLILGLSLNACSEDFLEYEPEGVLSSDNVATPDNAEGLVIAAYAGIGNDEMVGPLTSMWVYGSVRSDDAYKGGGGRGDVGEIDRYEQYNLTIPDQGDFMAPRTWTNFYKAISRANFALQVINDIPDADYPDKAIRQAELRFLRAHSHFILKTIFSKIPYITEDLSQEEIAQVSNEVLDEELWNKISEDFLFAYNNLPPSQEEVGRADKNAAAAYLAKVRLYQAYEQNDQHQVVNINTSRLEEVIQYVDEVIGSLEDDFGNNFLDGFDNGPESIWAVQFSINDGTTVGRVSYVTGLNSPHGTGLYGCCGFHLASQNMVNAFETDDNGLPLLDTFNDSDIFNSVLPDGTSPVAAGLTVDPRLDHTVGIPGRPFKYRNTVNSSGDMVYNFSWARDPGVYGYFGNMKEQQAPDCSCYKKEGPFIGTSKNIDFIRYADVLLWKAEALIQLNRWDEALPIINQVRQRAANSTQRPMDAGATDIYNISTYTSFPSKEYAWKALKFERRLEFAMEGHRFFDLVRWGEAEEVLNDYLAEEKTKRDFLSNAEFTSGRDEYYPIPQREIDFTGGVYKQNPGY